GTCGAACACATCGCGAGCGACAAGAAGAGGCTGGTTAGCGCGCTCGCGCGTGAGCGGCTTGACACGACGGAAGAGGGCCTGACCAAACCTATGGTCTCAGCGGTCTCCGGCGCGTTGTCCACGGCTATAGGTGCATTCATTCCGATTGTGCCGTTTTTCTTTACGTCCGGCTATACGGCCGTGATCATCGCCGGAATCGTTTCACTCGCGGCGCATTTTGCCGTGGGCGCTGCCAAGTCCCTGATCACGATACGTTCATGGTGGAGCAGCGGGCTGGAGATGACGCTGATTGGGGCGGTGGAGGGTGCGGTCACCTACGGTATAGGCATCGGGCTGGGTCACATCGGTGGTGGATCCTGAACGGAATCGAGCTGCCACGCAGACTCGGCGTAGAAATGCGCAGGTTTAATGCCGTGTTGTTATGCTGGCGCATGCGGTAATAACTTTCGGACCGCAATTCTCAAGCTAGAGGAAAGCAATGGCCAGGATGGCTCCGAAGGAGCTTGCAAAGAAGATTGGTGAAGGGCTGCTGTCTTTCCCGGTGACCCACTTCACTGACGACTTCGCGTTCAATGAAGCTGCCTATCGTGAGCACATCGAATGGCTGCTGCAGCACGCGCCCGCCGGTCTCTTTGCCGCAGGGGGCACCGGAGAGTTCTTCTCGCTCACATTACCGGAGTTCAGGAGTGTTGTTGCAGCAGCTGTTCAGCAGACGAGTGGACGTGTTCCCGTAGTCGCGGGCTGCGGATACGGCACCGCTATCGCCAGGCAGTTTGCGCAAGAGGCGGAGGCAGTTGGCGCGGATGGTCTTTTACTGTTGCCTCCCTATCTCGTGAACAGTGAGCCCGCGGGACTGATAGCCCATGTGGAGGCCGTATGCTCGTCGACACAACTTGGCGTGATCTTCTACAACCGTGACAACGCGATCCTGAACGAGTCTGCGATTGAGCGCCTTTGTGAGCGCTGCCCGAACCTGGTTGGATTCAAAGACGGCGTTGGAGACATTGAGTTGATGACGCGCATCTACGCGAGGCTCGGCGACCGGTTGACTTATGTTGGTGGACTTCCTACAGCCGAGACTTTTGCATTGCCGTATCTCGAGATGGGAGTGACGACGTATTCGTCCGCGATCTTCAATTTCCTGCCTGAGTTTGCGCAATCGTTCTATCAAGCTGTTCGGCGGCGCGATCGAGACGAGGTATTCAAGCAGTTGCGCGAGCTCGTTCTTCCGTATATCGAGATCCGCAATCGGCGAAAAGGCTATGCGGTCTCGATTGTGAAGGCAGGCATGCGGGCCGTCGGGCGACCCGCCGGCCCAGTGCGGTCGCCGCTTATGGACCTGGATCAAAGCGAGATGAATGCGCTGAGCCGTCTGGTTGCC
The genomic region above belongs to Acidobacteriaceae bacterium and contains:
- the kdgD gene encoding 5-dehydro-4-deoxyglucarate dehydratase codes for the protein MARMAPKELAKKIGEGLLSFPVTHFTDDFAFNEAAYREHIEWLLQHAPAGLFAAGGTGEFFSLTLPEFRSVVAAAVQQTSGRVPVVAGCGYGTAIARQFAQEAEAVGADGLLLLPPYLVNSEPAGLIAHVEAVCSSTQLGVIFYNRDNAILNESAIERLCERCPNLVGFKDGVGDIELMTRIYARLGDRLTYVGGLPTAETFALPYLEMGVTTYSSAIFNFLPEFAQSFYQAVRRRDRDEVFKQLRELVLPYIEIRNRRKGYAVSIVKAGMRAVGRPAGPVRSPLMDLDQSEMNALSRLVAGRS